A stretch of the Lolium perenne isolate Kyuss_39 chromosome 3, Kyuss_2.0, whole genome shotgun sequence genome encodes the following:
- the LOC127339042 gene encoding uncharacterized protein, with product MLQTTSTPRPILPDSAQRDQAAAMEGEVGKRALECILMPAMFAAKNVRAQRDRLLQLRRRLQPHADAAAVQELAADLFKVCSTGLKHGAGYLTSCLRIAYDSDADISFCNPAFAFIPDEQLYAALFAHRLPARPPGTQTEAFARIELAYHAVNLASGHHVPRCIEFLVGERPPSGTGKPDGCMVGYPDDTVAAATSHIFKTRLADMLPADADDATKERIPRTRPRLFNRGLDLDPADAPAAAPTWKPPRLASTNDPEQALSYLHRACSLANLAVKHIDLAVAVISTFLDPKEVAETAEMADEDAYISEEGPYPSD from the exons ATGCTGCAGACCACATCGACTCCGCGTCCCATCCTTCCCGACTCAGCTCAGAGAGaccaggcggcggccatggagggagAGGTGGGCAAGAGGGCGCTCGAGTGCATcctcatgccggccatgttcgccGCCAAGAACGTCCGGGCCCAGCGCGACCGCCTCCTGCAGCTCCGCCGCCGCCTGCAGCCGCACGCCGACGCGGCCGCGGTCCAGGAGCTCGCCGCCGACCTCTTCAAGGTCTGCTCCACGGGCCTCAAGCACGGCGCCGGCTACCTCACGTCGTGCCTCCGGATCGCCTACGACAGCGACGCCGACATCTCCTTCTGCAACCCCGCCTTCGCCTTCATCCCCGACGAGCAGCTCTACGCCGCGCTCTTCGCGCACCGCCTCCCGGCCCGCCCGCCCGGCACCCAGACCGAGGCCTTCGCCCGCATCGAGCTCGCCTACCACGCCGTCAACCTGGCCTCGGGCCACCACGTCCCGCGCTGCATCGAGTTCCTCGTCGGCGAACGGCCGCCCTCCGGCACCGGCAAGCCCGACGGCTGCATGGTCGGCTACCCGGACGACACGGTTGCCGCCGCCACCAGCCACATCTTCAAAACCCGCCTCGCCGACATGCTCCCCGCGGACGCCGACGACGCCACGAAGGAGCGCATCCCCAGGACCCGCCCCCGCCTCTTCAACCGTGGCCTGGACCTGGACCCGGCCgacgcccccgccgccgcccccacttggaagccccctcggctggccagcACCAACGACCCGGAACAGGCGCTCAGCTACCTCCACCGCGCGTGCTCCCTCGCGAACCTCGCCGTCAAGCACATcgacctcgccgtcgccgtcatCTCCACCTTCCTCGACCCCAAGGAGGTCGCCGAAACCGCCGAAATGGCCGACGAGGACGCATACATCTCTGAG GAAGGACCCTATCCATCAGATTAA
- the LOC127340702 gene encoding uncharacterized protein — protein MAGGVSRDKEALRAILIQAMCAAKSVRVQLDHLLQLRRRLQQRIHADDDDAAVVQEVAAGLFKVYYRGLEYASRYLRSLFDIAMENGNHAFLYHLDFALALIPDEQLYGVLLAQRLPSRPTTQAQAFARVEAALHAVKLPEEHHLPRCIELLLGVRPPSVTGGPLLFRGVPGYPDDPLAAAHEHLANNGFPNPATAPAAPPQAAAPSSVDLDHALTYLHRACSLVYLASKHIDLAVAAFSTSFDPEELADNAETAEKFCFIPEE, from the exons ATGGCTGGAGGGGTGAGCAGGGACAAGGAGGCGCTGCGGGCCATCCTCATACAGGCCATGTGCGCCGCGAAGAGCGTCAGGGTCCAGCTTGACCACCTCctgcagctccggcgccgcctgcAGCAGCGGATCcacgccgacgacgacgacgcggcCGTGGTCCAGGAGGTCGCCGCCGGCCTCTTCAAGGTCTACTACAGGGGCCTCGAGTACGCCTCCCGCTACCTCAGGTCCTTGTTCGACATTGCGATGGAGAACGGAAACCACGCCTTCCTCTACCACCTCGACTTCGCCCTGGCCCTCATCCCGGACGAGCAGCTCTACGGCGTGCTGCTCGCGCAGCGCCTCCCCTCGCGCCCGACCACCCAGGCCCAGGCCTTCGCCCGCGTCGAGGCCGCCCTCCACGCCGTCAAGCTGCCCGAGGAGCACCACCTCCCGCGCTGCATCGAGCTCCTCCTCGGCGTCCGCCCGCCCAGCGTCACCGGCGGTCCCTTGCTGTTCCGCGGCGTGCCCGGCTACCCAGACGACCCGCTCGCCGCCGCCCACGAACACCtcgccaacaacggcttccccaaCCCGGCTACAGCGCCCGCCGCCCCACCTCAGGCGGCCGCGCCCAGCAGCGTGGATCTGGACCACGCGCTCACCTACCTCCACCGCGCCTGCTCCCTCGTCTACCTCGCCAGCAAGCACATcgacctcgccgtcgccgccttctCCACTTCCTTCGACCCCGAGGAGCTCGCCGACAACGCCGAAACGGCCGAAAAATTCTGCTTTATCCCTGAG GAGTGA
- the LOC127340703 gene encoding cytochrome c-type biogenesis protein CcmE homolog, mitochondrial-like, giving the protein MAFSRLLPSHRLLSTLLHTPTPTPAAPATGATTTTPFAHNLHPARFFSATQRAGPGAPRKPRAADIGAQARQLQSRRLWTYALTFGCAAGFVVTMLATFQLVFYLTPTDALARFATDPSKTRCRLGGLVLEGSIAQPSSSASEIEFVEGALPDLFREGHSVVVEGFLKPLSDHLHLDGAGRKVSDKAREGQCFLQGTEALLPSLAPCVF; this is encoded by the coding sequence ATGGCATTCTCGCGCCTTCTCCCCTCCCACCGCCTCCTCTCCACCCTCCTCCACACCCCCACCCCTACCCCCGCCGCGCCCGCCAccggcgccaccaccaccaccccgttCGCGCACAATCTCCACCCCGCCCGCTTCTTCTCCGCGACACAGCGGGCCGGACCGGGCGCCCCGCGGAAGCCCCGCGCGGCGGACATCGGCGCGCAGGCGCGGCAGCTGCAGAGCCGGCGCCTCTGGACCTACGCGCTCACCTTCGGCTGCGCGGCGGGGTTCGTGGTCACCATGCTGGCCACGTTCCAGCTCGTCTTCTACCTCACGCCCACGGACGCGCTCGCGCGCTTCGCTACCGACCCCTCCAAGACCCGCTGCCGGCTCGGCGGGCTCGTCCTCGAGGGCTCCATCGCCcaaccctcctcctccgcctccgagATCGAGTTCGTCGAGGGCGCCCTCCCCGACCTCTTCCGCGAGGGCCACTCCGTCGTCGTCGAGGGCTTCCTCAAGCCCCTCTCCGACCACCTCCACCTCGACGGCGCCGGCAGGAAGGTCTCCGACAAGGCGCGGGAGGGGCAGTGCTTCCTGCAGGGCACCGAGGCGCTTCTTCCTTCGCTCGCGCCGTGTGTTTTTTAG
- the LOC127340701 gene encoding uncharacterized protein, translating to MEGEVGKRALECILMPAMFAAKTVRAQRDRLLQLRRRLQRSPGSVSVQDLAADLFKVYSKGLTHGAGYLTGCLELAYDNDADLSFCDPAFAFVPDEQLYETLFAHRLRPRPATQTDAFARLEVAYYAVNLALRYHVPRCVEFLVGVRPPSATAAGGKPDDRMVGYADDTLAAATDHIFKTRLAGMPRPDPDVPRTRPSLFNRTLDPSQGPAAATWEPPQVATSNDPDQALSYLHRACSLASLAVKHIDAAVAVISTFLDPKDVAETAEMANEDAYISEDGPYPSD from the exons atgGAGGGAGAGGTGGGCAAGAGGGCGCTAGAGTGCATcctcatgccggccatgttcgccGCCAAGACCGTCCGGGCCCAGCGCGACCGCCTCctgcagctccggcgccgcctgcAGCGGAGCCCAGGGTCCGTCTCCGTCCAGGACCTCGCCGCCGATCTCTTCAAGGTCTACTCCAAGGGCCTCACGCACGGCGCCGGCTACCTCACCGGCTGCCTCGAGCTCGCCTACGACAACGACGCCGACCTCTCCTTCTGCGACCCCGCCTTCGCCTTCGTCCCCGACGAGCAGCTCTACGAGACGCTCTTCGCGCACCGCCTCCGCCCGCGCCCGGCCACCCAGACCGACGCCTTCGCCCGCCTCGAGGTCGCCTACTACGCCGTCAACCTCGCCCTGCGCTACCACGTCCCGCGCTGCGTCGAGTTCCTCGTCGGCGTCCGCCCGccctccgccaccgccgccggcggCAAGCCGGATGACCGCATGGTCGGCTACGCAGACGACAcgctcgccgccgccaccgaccACATCTTCAAGACCCGCCTCGCCGGCATGCCCCGCCCCGACCCCGACGTCCCCAGGACCCGCCCCAGCTTGTTCAACCGTACCCTGGACCCGTCCCAAGGTCCCGCCGCCGCCACTTGGGAGCCCCCTCAGGTGGCCACCAGCAACGACCCGGACCAGGCGCTCAGCTACCTCCACCGCGCCTGCTCCCTCGCCAGCCTCGCCGTCAAGCACAtcgacgccgccgtcgccgtcatCTCCACCTTCCTCGACCCCAAGGACGTCGCAGAAACCGCCGAAATGGCCAACGAAGACGCCTACATCTCTGAG GACGGACCCTACCCATCAGATTAA